A stretch of Metabacillus sp. FJAT-52054 DNA encodes these proteins:
- a CDS encoding cytochrome ubiquinol oxidase subunit I, with protein MTDLVFARSLFGTTMGFHIIFATLGVGIPLMIFFAEIMFQRTKDIDYSIMAKRWTKGQAVLLGVAIPTGTIAGTQLTLLWPGFMEVIGRVMSLPFQIEIYAFFIEALFMSIYVYAYDRIGPKTRLLSVFFIFLGATASAVLITNVHAFEGTPAGFRIQNGEIVDVDPWAAFFNPSFLVSAAHVAFSAFMTGAFMITTIAAYKMLKNRKNERLFTFHRKAFIMSLLIGLVSSFLTAINGHESAQMLHEYQPEKLAAAEGLFETQDHAPLAIGGFTDREAQEIKYGIEIPWALSFLAGNSFDTEVKGLNDFPEEYWPPLFVHTLFNAMVLIGSALIGLSLFGLVWKKFVKRPFPKWFLWVCIPAGPLSLLSIEFGWIFACTGRQPWVIYRLLKTSEVVTKSGNIGTLFLCFTVVYAILGTAVLLVLLYYFKRNTVEKDLAAAQGNSGEGNGVDVY; from the coding sequence ATGACAGATTTAGTGTTTGCTCGCTCTCTTTTTGGAACGACGATGGGATTTCATATTATCTTTGCAACACTCGGGGTAGGAATTCCATTGATGATCTTTTTTGCTGAAATCATGTTTCAGCGTACGAAGGATATTGATTACTCGATTATGGCCAAGCGCTGGACAAAGGGTCAGGCTGTTCTCCTTGGAGTGGCAATTCCTACCGGAACTATTGCAGGAACGCAGCTGACGCTTTTATGGCCAGGCTTTATGGAGGTAATTGGACGAGTCATGTCTCTTCCTTTTCAAATCGAAATTTATGCATTTTTCATTGAAGCTCTGTTCATGTCCATCTACGTTTACGCATACGACAGAATCGGACCGAAAACAAGACTTCTTAGTGTATTTTTTATTTTTCTCGGCGCCACAGCATCAGCCGTTCTGATAACGAATGTTCATGCTTTCGAAGGGACTCCTGCAGGCTTTAGAATTCAAAATGGAGAGATTGTGGACGTTGATCCATGGGCGGCATTTTTTAATCCCAGCTTCCTTGTTTCCGCTGCTCATGTAGCGTTTTCAGCCTTTATGACCGGTGCTTTTATGATCACCACAATTGCAGCCTATAAAATGCTGAAAAATAGAAAAAACGAGCGGCTATTCACCTTTCACAGAAAGGCATTTATTATGAGCCTTCTAATTGGACTCGTGTCCTCCTTTTTAACTGCTATTAATGGGCACGAATCGGCTCAAATGCTTCATGAGTATCAGCCTGAAAAACTAGCCGCTGCAGAAGGCTTGTTTGAAACCCAGGACCATGCGCCGCTTGCAATAGGCGGATTCACTGATAGAGAGGCGCAGGAAATAAAATATGGGATTGAAATCCCCTGGGCGCTGAGTTTTCTTGCTGGCAACAGCTTTGATACAGAAGTAAAAGGCCTTAACGATTTCCCGGAGGAATATTGGCCTCCATTATTCGTTCACACCCTTTTTAACGCAATGGTATTAATCGGCAGTGCACTGATCGGACTTTCACTATTCGGTCTTGTGTGGAAGAAATTCGTAAAGAGGCCTTTCCCTAAATGGTTTTTATGGGTCTGCATTCCAGCCGGACCCCTATCCCTTCTTTCCATCGAATTCGGCTGGATTTTTGCGTGTACAGGCCGTCAGCCGTGGGTGATCTACCGATTGCTTAAAACGTCTGAGGTCGTGACCAAATCCGGAAATATTGGAACGCTGTTTTTATGCTTTACTGTTGTGTACGCCATATTAGGGACCGCCGTTCTTCTTGTCCTTCTTTATTACTTCAAGCGGAATACCGTTGAAAAAGATCTTGCGGCTGCTCAAGGTAATTCCGGTGAAGGAAATGGTGTAGATGTTTATTAA
- a CDS encoding o-succinylbenzoate--CoA ligase yields the protein METTTMPNWLKQRAYMTPERIALETAEESLTFLELHEEVLGRAGALGGLGIQKGDHIAILMGNSAEMVKIIHAVFYCGATAVLLNTRLTEEEWEYQFLDSKAKLIIASPEYYDRVPVNENKKLSLMDAVRLLQKPAVYEEEYDLNQTAVIMYTSGTTGKPKGVMQTFGNHYWSAVGSALNLGLHTEDKWLAAVPLFHISGLSILFRSVIYGMTVSLHERFDAESINQSIIHNKTSIISVVSTMLDGMLENLKECSYPKTFRCMLLGGGPAPASLLNQCKEKDIPVVQTYGMTETSSQFATLSMEDSLRKLGSAGKPLFPCQIKIVKESGDEAGTNEPGEIMVKGPNVMKGYWNRQEATARALENGWLHTGDIGRMDEDGFLYVLDRRSDLIISGGENIYPAEIESVLMEHPLVKEAGVTGVTDEKWGQVPYAFVVASENLTANELLHFSAKKLAKYKVPKGITFVSELPRNASRKLQRHVLKGMVQ from the coding sequence ATGGAAACAACGACTATGCCGAACTGGCTGAAGCAGCGGGCGTATATGACACCTGAGAGGATTGCTTTAGAGACAGCGGAAGAATCCTTAACTTTTTTAGAGCTGCATGAAGAAGTGCTGGGAAGGGCTGGCGCTTTAGGGGGCCTTGGAATCCAGAAAGGCGATCATATTGCCATTCTGATGGGGAACAGTGCAGAAATGGTTAAAATTATTCATGCAGTGTTTTATTGCGGGGCAACTGCAGTCCTTTTAAATACAAGGCTTACAGAAGAAGAATGGGAGTATCAGTTTCTCGATTCGAAAGCAAAACTCATCATTGCATCTCCGGAATATTATGACCGCGTACCAGTAAATGAAAATAAAAAATTATCCTTAATGGACGCCGTACGTTTATTACAAAAACCTGCAGTCTACGAGGAAGAATACGATTTAAATCAAACTGCAGTCATTATGTACACTTCCGGTACGACAGGAAAACCGAAAGGGGTCATGCAAACGTTCGGCAATCACTATTGGAGCGCTGTTGGTTCTGCACTAAACCTTGGTTTGCATACGGAAGACAAATGGCTGGCAGCAGTGCCTTTGTTTCATATAAGCGGGCTTTCTATTTTGTTCAGAAGTGTTATTTACGGAATGACCGTTAGCCTCCATGAGCGTTTTGATGCCGAATCCATTAATCAATCCATCATCCATAATAAAACCAGTATTATTTCAGTGGTGAGTACGATGCTTGACGGGATGCTGGAAAACCTTAAGGAGTGTTCCTATCCAAAAACATTCCGATGCATGCTTTTAGGCGGGGGGCCAGCGCCTGCGTCCTTGCTGAATCAATGCAAAGAGAAGGACATTCCTGTCGTTCAAACCTATGGTATGACGGAAACCTCCTCACAGTTTGCAACACTCTCCATGGAAGATTCGCTTCGGAAATTAGGCTCTGCCGGAAAACCGCTTTTCCCGTGCCAAATAAAAATTGTGAAAGAATCCGGAGATGAAGCAGGGACAAACGAGCCGGGTGAAATTATGGTTAAAGGCCCGAACGTCATGAAAGGATATTGGAACAGGCAAGAGGCTACAGCGAGAGCGCTTGAAAACGGCTGGCTTCATACAGGTGACATCGGGCGAATGGATGAGGATGGTTTCCTTTATGTTCTGGACAGGCGCTCAGATTTAATCATCTCAGGCGGCGAAAACATATATCCTGCAGAAATTGAATCGGTGCTGATGGAGCATCCTTTGGTAAAGGAAGCAGGAGTTACAGGAGTTACAGACGAAAAATGGGGACAGGTTCCATACGCATTCGTAGTAGCATCAGAAAACCTGACTGCGAATGAACTGCTTCACTTCAGCGCTAAAAAATTGGCAAAATATAAAGTGCCCAAAGGGATTACATTTGTAAGCGAACTCCCGAGAAACGCCTCCCGCAAGCTTCAAAGACATGTATTGAAAGGGATGGTGCAATGA
- a CDS encoding M4 family metallopeptidase, which produces MPSASALTGPKDNNFQEKAQLVQKQWLKDKGSPSFHAGIKSSIKVQKEADARSFLKQDNSIKIDPSNELTLLSEEKDELGFTHYKYIQSVNGVPVDGAVYIVHTDKNGTVTAANGALHDDVKAQVKSTKAKISKSKAADLAWKSINLSKKETEAEEQSIPQGPVKKSNVKSSNEKGELVLYKKNDQFHLAYKVQLQFIKPYGANWQIYVDANTGEIIDSYNAVADATGSGTGVLGDTKSLNTYFSSNTYYLYDITKPMNGVIETFTARNGSALPGSYSVDSDNVFNASNQRADVDAHYYAGKVYDYYYNTHGRNSFDGNGGTIRSTVHYSSRYNNAFWNGAQMVYGDGDGTTFTALSGSLDVVAHELTHAVTERTANLQYQNQSGALNESMSDVFGYFLDPADYLLGEDVYTPGRSGDALRSLSNPEAYGQPSNFANYVYTSSDNGGVHTNSGIPNKAFYYTNQSIGKAAAEKIYYRALTRYLTPTSSFSNARAALLQSAADLYGSGSSTYNAVANAWTQVGVN; this is translated from the coding sequence CTGCCGTCTGCATCTGCTTTGACTGGTCCAAAAGACAATAATTTTCAAGAGAAAGCACAGCTTGTCCAGAAGCAATGGCTGAAAGACAAAGGCAGCCCATCTTTTCATGCCGGTATTAAATCCTCTATTAAAGTTCAAAAAGAAGCAGATGCAAGAAGCTTCCTTAAGCAAGACAACTCAATAAAGATCGATCCCTCCAATGAACTGACTCTCTTGAGCGAAGAAAAAGATGAACTTGGATTTACCCACTACAAATACATTCAATCGGTAAATGGTGTACCGGTGGATGGCGCTGTATACATTGTTCATACGGATAAAAACGGTACAGTAACTGCTGCAAACGGTGCTTTGCATGATGATGTTAAAGCACAGGTTAAGAGTACAAAAGCAAAAATCTCCAAATCTAAGGCTGCAGATTTGGCATGGAAATCTATTAATCTATCTAAAAAAGAAACCGAAGCTGAAGAACAGTCCATTCCTCAAGGTCCTGTCAAGAAAAGCAATGTGAAAAGTTCAAATGAAAAAGGCGAGCTCGTTCTTTACAAGAAAAACGATCAATTCCACCTGGCTTATAAAGTTCAGCTTCAATTCATTAAACCATACGGGGCCAACTGGCAAATTTACGTTGATGCAAATACAGGAGAAATTATTGATTCTTACAATGCAGTAGCAGATGCAACCGGGTCCGGGACAGGGGTGCTTGGAGATACGAAATCCCTGAATACTTACTTTTCAAGCAATACTTATTATCTGTATGACATAACAAAACCGATGAATGGGGTAATCGAGACGTTCACAGCGAGAAACGGTTCCGCCCTTCCTGGTTCCTACTCCGTTGACAGCGATAACGTTTTTAATGCTTCCAATCAGCGTGCAGACGTAGATGCTCATTACTATGCAGGAAAAGTGTATGATTACTATTACAACACACACGGGCGCAATAGCTTCGATGGCAACGGCGGCACAATCCGCTCGACCGTCCACTATAGCAGCCGCTATAACAACGCATTCTGGAACGGAGCCCAAATGGTTTACGGAGATGGCGACGGCACAACCTTCACTGCTCTTTCCGGATCGTTGGACGTAGTAGCCCATGAACTTACACATGCTGTGACTGAAAGAACAGCGAACTTGCAATATCAAAACCAGTCTGGTGCATTGAATGAATCCATGTCGGATGTATTCGGATATTTCCTTGATCCGGCTGACTATCTATTGGGTGAAGATGTTTACACTCCTGGCAGATCCGGGGATGCTTTAAGAAGCCTTTCCAATCCGGAGGCTTATGGCCAGCCAAGCAACTTCGCAAACTATGTATATACTTCTTCTGATAATGGCGGGGTTCATACCAACAGCGGAATTCCGAATAAAGCATTCTACTACACAAATCAAAGCATTGGAAAAGCGGCAGCAGAAAAAATCTACTACCGTGCATTAACAAGATACCTCACTCCTACAAGCAGCTTCAGCAATGCCCGTGCAGCCCTTCTTCAATCTGCTGCAGATTTATACGGCAGCGGAAGCAGCACATACAATGCCGTTGCAAATGCTTGGACACAAGTAGGCGTCAACTAA
- a CDS encoding type B 50S ribosomal protein L31, protein MKQAIHPNYQKVVYMDVNSGFKFLSGSTKGSNETIEWEDGNTYPLIKMETTADTHPFYTGRQKFADKGGRADRFMKKYNMQKEEE, encoded by the coding sequence ATGAAACAAGCCATACATCCAAACTACCAAAAAGTCGTCTATATGGACGTGAATAGCGGATTTAAATTTTTAAGCGGCTCAACTAAAGGTTCCAATGAAACAATTGAGTGGGAGGACGGAAATACCTATCCGCTCATTAAAATGGAAACGACTGCAGATACTCATCCTTTCTATACTGGCAGACAGAAGTTTGCTGATAAAGGCGGCCGCGCCGATCGTTTTATGAAAAAATACAATATGCAAAAAGAAGAAGAATAA
- the menH gene encoding 2-succinyl-6-hydroxy-2,4-cyclohexadiene-1-carboxylate synthase, with protein sequence MIKTIRGVSYHFQVIGEGSPLLLLHGFTGAVSDWEEMIPVLTGRKLILIDLIGHGKTEAPAEEARYTMDEVCKDLAVILDELDINKAAVAGYSMGGRTALNFSMLFPERVSHLILESASPGLKTLEERTRRSNSDRLLAEKITTSGVASFVDVWEKLPLFSSQAALPQEKRRAIREQRLSNSTIGLANSLRGMGTGIQYSWWGQLHQCLLPVLILAGELDAKFCKIGREMDELFENSRYIEVNDAGHAIHVEQPKIFGTIVNGFLKQ encoded by the coding sequence ATGATTAAAACAATCAGAGGTGTGAGCTATCATTTCCAAGTCATAGGTGAGGGTTCTCCTCTTTTGCTCCTGCATGGATTTACAGGTGCAGTCAGCGATTGGGAAGAAATGATCCCAGTACTCACAGGCAGGAAGCTCATTCTAATTGATTTAATCGGTCATGGGAAGACGGAGGCACCTGCTGAAGAAGCACGCTATACAATGGACGAAGTATGCAAGGATCTAGCTGTTATTTTAGATGAGCTGGATATTAACAAAGCAGCTGTTGCCGGCTATTCAATGGGTGGCCGCACAGCTTTGAACTTTTCCATGCTGTTTCCGGAAAGAGTGTCACATTTGATTCTTGAAAGTGCCTCTCCGGGTCTTAAGACGCTTGAGGAGAGAACAAGGCGATCAAACAGCGACAGACTTTTAGCAGAAAAAATAACAACAAGCGGGGTTGCTTCATTTGTTGATGTATGGGAAAAGCTGCCGCTGTTTTCAAGTCAGGCAGCTCTTCCGCAAGAAAAAAGACGGGCTATTCGGGAACAGCGTCTTTCAAATAGCACGATAGGACTTGCCAACAGTCTCAGGGGGATGGGTACGGGTATTCAGTATAGCTGGTGGGGACAACTACACCAATGCCTTCTTCCCGTTCTTATACTGGCTGGAGAGCTTGATGCCAAGTTTTGCAAAATAGGAAGAGAAATGGACGAACTGTTCGAAAATAGCCGGTATATAGAAGTAAATGATGCAGGCCATGCAATCCATGTGGAACAACCCAAGATTTTTGGTACAATAGTAAATGGGTTTCTAAAACAATAG
- a CDS encoding cytochrome d ubiquinol oxidase subunit II: MGVSADALLAITVLWGFIFIYAVMGTMDFGAGFWSMIYLNQKKTKATNIANRYLSPTWEVTNVFIVAIVVAVFSFFPGAAYILGTVLLIPGSMILLLLAIRSGFLVFSHIAKDYERALTYISGISGFIIPALLISILPITHGKYIKVVDGVHQLQIGTVFTSPNVFAFIGFAVSSTLFLSSLLLADYSRNLAGEEKAYEVYRRDALITGPISLVMAFLIMLTLRSEASWIYSNMMEYLPALISSVVMFLIAGAALFIPFKNRNTLGRPRIAMVAVLLQYFFASYAYGRAHLPYMIYPDITLDAGFTDPNTFHALFISYIVGFAILFPGFIFFWNLFMKNPKTAEENES; this comes from the coding sequence ATGGGCGTATCCGCTGATGCACTACTCGCGATCACAGTCCTTTGGGGTTTTATTTTTATCTATGCTGTAATGGGAACAATGGACTTTGGCGCAGGCTTTTGGTCGATGATTTACTTAAATCAGAAAAAGACAAAAGCAACCAATATCGCAAACCGCTATTTAAGCCCGACATGGGAAGTAACAAATGTTTTCATCGTGGCCATAGTCGTGGCTGTATTCAGTTTTTTCCCGGGGGCAGCCTATATTCTTGGAACCGTCCTGCTCATACCGGGAAGCATGATTCTCTTACTTCTTGCAATCCGAAGCGGCTTTCTCGTCTTCTCCCATATTGCAAAGGATTATGAACGTGCCTTAACCTATATTTCAGGAATTTCAGGGTTTATCATTCCAGCCCTATTGATTTCTATATTGCCTATTACGCACGGCAAGTACATCAAAGTAGTGGATGGTGTCCACCAGCTTCAAATTGGTACGGTTTTCACAAGTCCCAATGTTTTCGCCTTTATAGGATTTGCCGTAAGCAGCACCTTATTTCTCTCCTCTCTGCTGCTTGCCGACTACTCACGCAATCTTGCCGGCGAAGAAAAAGCCTATGAAGTTTATCGGAGAGACGCTCTGATTACTGGCCCGATTTCACTTGTCATGGCTTTTCTTATCATGCTGACGCTTCGTTCAGAAGCGAGCTGGATTTACAGCAATATGATGGAATATTTGCCTGCACTCATCAGTTCGGTGGTCATGTTTTTAATTGCCGGAGCAGCTCTGTTTATTCCATTTAAAAACAGAAACACTCTGGGAAGACCGAGAATTGCCATGGTCGCTGTTTTATTGCAATATTTTTTCGCAAGCTATGCCTACGGACGCGCCCATCTTCCATATATGATTTATCCGGATATTACACTCGACGCAGGATTTACTGATCCCAATACATTTCATGCTCTATTTATCAGCTACATTGTAGGGTTTGCCATTCTATTCCCTGGCTTCATTTTCTTCTGGAACTTATTTATGAAAAACCCCAAAACCGCAGAGGAAAATGAATCCTGA
- the menB gene encoding 1,4-dihydroxy-2-naphthoyl-CoA synthase — MSFEWVAERKYEDILYETYNGIAKITINRPEVHNAFRPKTVMELIDAFAYARDDSNVGVIILTGAGEKAFCSGGDQKVRGHGGYVGEDQIPRLNVLDLQRLIRVIPKPVIAMVAGYAIGGGHVLHIVCDLTIAADNAVFGQTGPKVGSFDAGYGSGYLARIVGHKKAREIWFLCRQYSAQEALDMGLVNTVVPLEQLEKETVQWCEEILEKSPTAIRFLKAAFNADTDGLAGIQQFAGDATLLYYTTDEAKEGRDAFKEKRDPDFKQFPRFP, encoded by the coding sequence ATGTCATTTGAATGGGTAGCAGAACGTAAGTATGAAGATATTCTTTATGAAACGTACAATGGAATTGCAAAAATCACCATTAATCGCCCGGAAGTACATAACGCATTCCGTCCAAAAACGGTAATGGAGCTTATTGATGCTTTTGCTTATGCAAGAGATGACTCCAATGTGGGAGTTATTATCCTGACAGGTGCCGGTGAAAAAGCCTTCTGTTCAGGCGGAGACCAAAAAGTACGCGGCCATGGCGGTTATGTAGGCGAAGACCAAATCCCTCGTCTGAATGTTCTTGACCTGCAAAGACTGATCCGTGTGATTCCTAAACCGGTTATCGCAATGGTAGCAGGCTATGCAATAGGAGGAGGACATGTTCTTCATATCGTCTGTGATTTGACGATTGCAGCGGATAATGCCGTATTTGGACAAACAGGACCTAAAGTGGGAAGCTTTGATGCCGGATACGGTTCAGGCTATCTTGCACGAATCGTAGGCCATAAAAAAGCCCGTGAAATTTGGTTCCTTTGCCGTCAATACAGTGCACAGGAAGCATTGGATATGGGACTTGTTAATACCGTAGTACCACTTGAACAGCTTGAAAAAGAAACCGTTCAATGGTGTGAGGAAATTCTTGAAAAGAGCCCGACTGCTATCCGCTTCCTTAAAGCTGCATTTAACGCAGATACAGATGGTCTTGCAGGAATTCAGCAATTTGCCGGTGATGCAACTCTTTTATATTACACAACGGATGAAGCGAAAGAAGGAAGAGATGCGTTTAAAGAAAAACGCGATCCTGATTTCAAGCAATTCCCTCGTTTTCCTTAA
- a CDS encoding DUF1540 domain-containing protein, translated as MSHQKIQCEVNNCTYWGQGNNCTADAIYVVSHAGDHASKSEETDCKTFKPQDL; from the coding sequence ATGTCCCATCAAAAAATTCAATGTGAAGTAAACAACTGCACCTACTGGGGCCAAGGCAACAACTGTACGGCCGATGCCATCTATGTAGTCAGCCATGCAGGGGATCATGCAAGCAAAAGTGAAGAAACAGACTGTAAAACATTCAAACCGCAGGATCTTTGA
- a CDS encoding pentapeptide repeat-containing protein, whose protein sequence is MTLNFKMERPKIPKDLKEGNFQDVFNDEDPYMCNCLISNTEADYAEIDKLTLSKAVINHVRLVNASFKRIDLTDAVFENCDLSNVDLSEGNLNRVVFKDCKLMGLNVSEANLGNVTFENCLLNLADFVDARLKHIQFERSSLQNVNFYDARFNKIIFEQCDLNRADFTGTALKGIDISSCHYDQLSVEPGNLEGCVVSSEQAIGFAALLGLRIKE, encoded by the coding sequence GTGACCTTAAATTTTAAAATGGAACGTCCAAAAATCCCAAAAGATCTTAAAGAGGGAAATTTTCAAGACGTATTTAATGATGAAGACCCATATATGTGCAACTGTCTGATTTCAAACACCGAGGCTGATTATGCGGAAATTGATAAATTAACTCTTTCCAAAGCAGTAATTAATCATGTCCGTCTGGTAAATGCTTCTTTTAAAAGAATTGATTTAACAGATGCTGTTTTTGAAAACTGTGATTTGTCCAATGTTGATTTAAGCGAGGGAAATCTAAACAGAGTCGTTTTTAAGGACTGCAAACTAATGGGGCTGAATGTTTCGGAGGCTAATCTCGGAAATGTAACCTTTGAAAACTGTCTGTTAAATTTGGCTGATTTTGTGGATGCCCGTTTAAAACACATTCAGTTTGAACGGTCATCTCTGCAAAATGTGAATTTTTACGATGCCAGATTTAATAAGATCATATTTGAACAATGTGATTTGAACCGCGCTGATTTTACTGGCACTGCTTTGAAAGGAATAGACATAAGCAGCTGTCATTATGATCAGCTGAGTGTAGAGCCGGGGAATTTGGAGGGCTGCGTCGTTTCTTCTGAGCAGGCAATCGGTTTTGCTGCGCTGCTGGGGCTGCGTATTAAAGAATAA
- the menC gene encoding o-succinylbenzoate synthase: protein MKIKKITLHLTEMKLVEPFESSLERVENRESMIVEVQDEQGIAGWGEGVAFSSPWYTEETVKTSVHMLEDFLIPICLNTDYSHPNEVSASFSSLKRNRMAKAALEMACWDLYGRQTGQSLSNLLGGTKRHIEAGIVIGLAPLTEMLASIERALASGYKRFKVKIKPGRDIELIREIRRVYPNLPLMADANSAYSLDQADLLKALDEFELMMIEQPLAADDIIDHAVLQRKIQTPICLDESIESADDARKAINLGSCQIINIKPGRVGGLTETKKIHDICQGQGIPVWCGGMLETGISRAHNIAAASLSNFSIPGDISSSSRYWHEDIIVPEVIVENGEIIVPEGPGIGFEVNRQLLKKYTKQIFSFSK from the coding sequence ATGAAAATTAAAAAAATAACCTTGCATCTGACGGAAATGAAGCTTGTTGAACCGTTTGAATCAAGTCTTGAAAGAGTAGAAAACAGGGAAAGCATGATCGTAGAAGTTCAGGACGAACAGGGCATAGCCGGATGGGGGGAGGGTGTCGCTTTTTCCTCTCCCTGGTATACAGAGGAAACGGTTAAGACGAGTGTGCATATGCTTGAAGATTTTCTGATTCCAATTTGTCTGAACACAGATTACTCCCACCCAAATGAAGTAAGTGCTTCCTTTTCAAGCTTGAAACGAAACCGGATGGCGAAGGCGGCTCTTGAAATGGCGTGCTGGGATCTGTATGGCAGGCAAACTGGGCAGTCCTTATCAAACCTATTGGGAGGAACGAAACGGCATATTGAAGCTGGTATCGTAATTGGGCTGGCCCCTTTAACAGAAATGCTTGCTTCAATAGAACGTGCACTTGCTTCCGGATATAAAAGATTCAAGGTGAAAATCAAGCCTGGAAGAGATATTGAATTAATCAGGGAAATTCGAAGGGTTTATCCTAATTTGCCATTGATGGCAGATGCGAACTCCGCCTATTCACTTGATCAGGCAGACCTGTTGAAAGCACTGGACGAATTTGAATTAATGATGATTGAACAGCCGTTAGCTGCGGATGATATCATTGACCATGCTGTTTTGCAAAGAAAAATCCAAACTCCGATCTGTCTTGATGAAAGTATTGAATCGGCAGATGACGCCAGAAAAGCAATAAACCTGGGCAGCTGCCAAATCATCAATATTAAACCAGGCAGGGTAGGAGGACTAACGGAGACAAAAAAAATTCACGATATCTGCCAGGGACAGGGAATTCCAGTTTGGTGCGGAGGAATGCTTGAAACGGGAATTTCCAGAGCCCATAATATTGCCGCCGCGTCGCTTTCAAATTTCTCCATTCCAGGGGATATATCGTCCTCGTCAAGATATTGGCATGAAGACATCATTGTACCTGAAGTCATCGTAGAAAACGGAGAAATTATCGTTCCTGAAGGTCCAGGAATCGGATTTGAAGTAAACCGGCAGCTATTAAAAAAATATACAAAACAGATTTTTTCGTTTTCTAAATAA